In Arthrobacter sp. CDRTa11, one DNA window encodes the following:
- a CDS encoding ABC transporter substrate-binding protein, with protein sequence MSTRKTINRFATIGGLCTAVALAATACGAGGPSSSGSAASTINVLVEAGGHAELTGVAEQCKKDAGIDVNFVELPYDGMFNRLSSEFSSGNVSFDVAALDSVWLPSFKDAVQPIDELFTDEAKKDIFPALVKEANVDGHFIGMPAWTNAEIILYRKDLFEDPQNKSGFKAKYGYDLAAPTTWKQYQEVAEFFTKDGMYGTDVKGGVETEWLAHVLQAGSPMVIDDKNNVVIDNAAHKEALDFYTSLAPSAPPGAAQVDWAAAQNLFNQGKTAMTRFWAHAYRQIPKDSPVAGKVGAAPMIGGSAGVAGVPGPWYLSVPKATKNADNAKKFIKCAYDHNSMGIESSLGLASRISAFEKYQDQPGYESFGPLIETLNGKATATRPATEKWQQIVDTVLVPLLQKAVAGGDSATLLADAKKQIQDLLK encoded by the coding sequence ATGTCCACTCGAAAAACCATCAACAGGTTCGCCACCATCGGCGGCCTCTGCACCGCCGTCGCCCTTGCGGCCACCGCGTGCGGCGCCGGGGGTCCGTCGTCGTCGGGTAGCGCCGCCAGCACCATCAACGTCCTGGTGGAGGCCGGCGGCCACGCCGAGCTGACTGGCGTTGCCGAACAGTGCAAGAAGGACGCGGGGATAGACGTCAATTTCGTCGAACTGCCCTACGACGGCATGTTCAACAGGCTTTCCAGCGAATTCTCCTCCGGCAACGTCTCCTTCGACGTCGCCGCCCTGGACTCCGTCTGGCTCCCCAGCTTCAAGGACGCCGTCCAGCCCATCGACGAACTCTTCACCGACGAGGCCAAAAAGGACATCTTCCCGGCCCTGGTGAAGGAAGCGAATGTGGACGGCCACTTCATTGGCATGCCGGCCTGGACCAACGCCGAAATCATCCTTTACCGCAAGGACCTCTTTGAGGACCCGCAGAACAAATCCGGGTTCAAGGCCAAGTATGGCTATGACCTCGCTGCACCCACCACCTGGAAGCAGTACCAGGAGGTTGCCGAGTTCTTCACCAAGGACGGGATGTACGGCACCGACGTGAAGGGCGGGGTGGAGACCGAATGGCTGGCCCACGTCCTCCAGGCCGGCTCCCCGATGGTGATAGATGACAAGAACAACGTGGTCATCGACAACGCCGCCCACAAGGAAGCGCTGGACTTTTACACCAGCCTGGCACCGTCCGCCCCGCCAGGGGCAGCGCAGGTTGACTGGGCCGCGGCGCAGAACCTGTTCAACCAGGGCAAGACTGCCATGACCCGGTTCTGGGCCCACGCCTACCGCCAGATCCCCAAGGATTCCCCGGTGGCCGGCAAGGTGGGTGCGGCTCCAATGATCGGCGGCAGCGCCGGGGTGGCCGGTGTTCCGGGCCCCTGGTACCTGTCGGTTCCGAAGGCCACCAAGAACGCGGACAACGCCAAGAAATTCATCAAGTGCGCCTACGACCACAACAGCATGGGCATCGAGTCCAGCCTGGGCCTGGCCTCGCGCATCTCCGCCTTCGAGAAGTACCAGGACCAGCCGGGGTATGAAAGCTTCGGCCCCCTGATCGAAACCCTCAACGGGAAGGCCACCGCCACCCGCCCGGCCACCGAAAAGTGGCAGCAGATCGTGGACACCGTCCTGGTGCCGCTCCTGCAGAAGGCTGTGGCCGGCGGGGACTCCGCAACCCTCCTGGCAGACGCCAAGAAGCAGATCCAGGATCTCCTCAAGTAA
- a CDS encoding carbohydrate ABC transporter permease, producing MRISDRRFAMFLMAPAALFLAIFVAYPLFRLVTDSFFKISPMAGGPRDFVGLDNYFRAFASEAFMGAGWRTLAYTLVVVTLEFALGLGMALLFTMLGRNSQIWRTVFLYPLMIAPIVAGLLWKFLMIDNFGLIGTLLHQAGILQNPNQIGWLSDPNIVLFSVAIPDIWLTTSFMCLVLFAGLQNIPGDLIEAARLDGARAPAMLFRIILPLLRPVIAVALVVRGIDAARAFDTILIQTNGGPQSASETMSLLIYRTMIRFGDPGLASAMGTIYLLAMLGVAFFAVATIWRPGKDN from the coding sequence GTGCGCATCTCCGATCGCCGCTTCGCAATGTTCCTGATGGCCCCGGCGGCATTGTTCCTCGCCATTTTCGTGGCCTACCCGCTGTTCCGTCTTGTCACCGACAGCTTCTTCAAGATCTCGCCCATGGCCGGCGGGCCCCGTGATTTCGTGGGCCTGGACAACTACTTCCGGGCCTTCGCCTCTGAAGCCTTTATGGGCGCAGGATGGCGTACCTTGGCCTACACCCTGGTGGTTGTCACCCTCGAGTTTGCGCTCGGGCTTGGCATGGCCCTGCTGTTCACCATGCTGGGCCGCAATTCCCAGATCTGGCGGACTGTCTTCCTGTACCCCCTGATGATCGCGCCCATCGTGGCAGGCCTGCTGTGGAAGTTCCTCATGATCGATAACTTCGGCCTGATCGGCACGCTTCTACACCAGGCTGGAATCCTGCAGAATCCCAACCAGATCGGCTGGTTGTCCGACCCCAACATCGTCCTTTTCTCCGTGGCGATTCCGGATATCTGGCTCACCACGTCGTTCATGTGCCTGGTGCTGTTCGCCGGACTGCAGAACATTCCGGGCGACCTCATCGAGGCGGCACGGCTGGACGGGGCACGCGCCCCCGCCATGCTGTTCCGCATCATCCTTCCCCTGCTCCGGCCCGTGATAGCCGTGGCACTGGTGGTGCGCGGCATCGATGCCGCCCGGGCCTTTGACACCATCCTCATCCAGACCAACGGCGGCCCGCAGTCCGCCTCGGAAACCATGAGCCTGCTGATTTACCGCACCATGATCCGCTTCGGCGATCCGGGGCTGGCAAGCGCCATGGGCACTATCT